TGAGCCCCGGCCATAAGTTTGAGGGACGTGAGCAGTCTGCGTTGATGTGCAACCGTGCATTGGAGCAGATGCTCGCGGATAGCCCTTTGGACGGATTTTGGTTTCACGAACGTTTCGATGGCTACAAGCACAAGCTGGCCTAGGCGAGGGTGCTCGCTTATTATTCGGGGCCGGCTTCCAGTAGCACACCTTTGCCCTTGAGGCTGATACCTGCCTGGATGTCTTTCAGATGCTTCTGGATCTGCCTTTTTTGACGGGCTCGTCGCGCCTTGAGTTTGCGGATGGTCAGGGACGGGAACCACTCAACGAAGGGAAGGAAATCGGCGCGGCCAAAGCCATCGATTAAATATGCTTCAATCGCTCCGGCCTCAGTCGTGCGGATGACGATGTTGTGCGGGTGGGGGTTGCGCACGATGACTCTGTGCTGTAGCAAAAAGTCCCAGAATCTGTCCAATGCGGCTTGGACTTCGTCACTGAGGCCCTCCTGCCACAGCAGGCTTTTGAGAGTTGGGGCAGGGCTGCCGTCAGCATTACAAATGAAATCGCAAACCAGGCCTTCACCCAGATTGGTTGGCACCATACCATAGGCTTTGGGGAAGTGGTCTTGAAGCTGTTTGCCGAGTTTATGCTCCATCTTGTGGATGGACTTCAGCTCGCTCAAGTTCTCGTCATAATTGACGCGACGCCGAACATGGCGGAGAGGATCGCGGATCCGGCGGCCGATTTCCTGCCAGGGCTCGTGCAGAACCTTGATACATTTTTGCGGATCTCCCGGATGTCGGTAGCAGGAGCGATGTCCTCCGACGGCAAACAGCAGTTCCGGAGTCAGTTCGATCATTTTGGAAGAGGGTCAGAGTTCGCGGTTCAAATTGGATAATCGCCCTTTGGGACCTTCTTGGGAAGCTTTTCTTTCGAGTACGAGCTCAATCCGGCGTTGGAGCCCCTTGAGTCGTTTGGCGGCATGCTTCGGTGAGAATTTCGGGCCGGGCCGCCACGCTTCGGGCCGTCCATAGCCGTCGATTAGCACGATCCGGTTCGAGGCCTGCCCCAGTTGCAGAAGCAGGTTGTGGGGCAGCAGGTCGCGTGTCGGAGCGCCGCCGGCCAGCCAGGCTTCCCTGAAACGGGCGAGGGCCTCTCGAATTTTCGAGTCCATCCCGTTTTCCCAGATATATTGCTCGATTGTCTGCGAAATCTTGCCGTCCTGATCCCGAATGAGCTCGGTGGCATGGGCCTGTCCGAGATCGGTGGATACTAAGCCGTAGGTTTCTGGTAGATGTTGGCGTGCGGCATGCGGCAGATGCGAGTGGAGATAGCCGAGCGAAACGTATTCCTGTAGATTTTCATCGTAGCGGGCGAGAGGCTTGAGACGCCCCCACCAGGATTTTCTTCGGCGTCTAAGCTCGGGAGTGCGGTGCTCTTGATGGACCTTTAGGCAGATGTTTGGGGTTTCCGGGCTGACATAGCAGAGCCGGTTGCCTCCTTTGCTGAAGTAATCGGTGTTGGATAACTGGATTGGAGCTTCACTCACGCGGCTGATTAAGTGAGGGCCCTGCGTCCGAGTAAAGCCATAGATACGGTCGGTGTTTTAACTTGTCCGCCGTGCCGCATGCCTTAACACAATACCATGAAATCCACTCCGTCCTGGGCCCATCGTATGTATCTGCGGTTATTTCGCGGAAAGGCCTACTGGCACCAGCGTTTCTACCCTCCGGATATTCAGGTAGTCCAGTCCTCCGGGCGGGTCTGGTTCGAGAGGCAGGGGACTGTTCTCCTCGAAGCCTATCCGGTTGAATATCTGCAAGGCAAATTCAAGGGCCGCTGCAATATCCTGCTGGCGGGGCCGTCGGCGCGTACAATTGAGGATACTTCTTTGCTCTCCCGCCATGCGCTCATGTGTGTGAGCGGATCCCCGCAAATTCTGGGCGAGCCCTTGCCCCGCATGACCTTTTATCATGTGAACGACGCCACTTATTTGCGGGACCGCCTCGATAATTTCCTTGAGTATGCGGCGCACGCGGAGTGGACCATCATCGATTACCGGATTGCCTTTGAGATGCTGCGTCTGGCACCGGATTGCTTGCCGGATACTAAATTCGTGGTTTTTGACAACTGGGCCTACCCTTTGTACCTCCCTCTTGGAGCGATTCAACGGGTCGCGGCGCCCCCAAGGAACGGACAAGTCTACTGCTCCACGGACTTGAGGATGGGGTTGGCGACCGGGGGGACTGTGGCCTACACCGGAGGGCAGTTGGCCTGGCATTTCGGCTTCGATTCGGCTTATTACTACGGCTTGGACCTGACCAATACGGGGCATGCCTACAACGACCCCAATCCACGCAGGCAGGCTTTGGACAAGGCTTACACTGACGTGATTGAGCCTGCCTTTGAATTATTGGCCCGTGAATCCTCCAAAACCGGCTTTAAGCTTTATAATTGTAACCCGAATTCACGCTTGCCCGACCGCGTCATGCCGTATCTGGATACCAATGATTCCCTGACTCTAGAGCCCAATATCTGACCTATGGACCGTTCCAAGTTTAAGCGTAAGGAGAAAACCATCTATTCGCGCATCATTACCGCAAAGCTCAAGCGGAAGATGCGTGGACCATTCGCCCGCATGACGGCAAGCCGTCGCCAACTGCCGGGTTACATCGTAGTGGGTACCCATAAAGGGGGAACCTCCTCGATTCAAAGTTACCTGATCCAGCACCCGCAGCTCTTCGGGGGAACGCATAAGGAACTCCATTTCTTCGATTATCAGTACCATCGCGGCTTGGATTGGTACCGAAGTATCTTTCCGCGGGCTAAAAATCTGCCTGAAGGGAGCCTGACTGGTGAGGCGACGCCCCTCTATATGGTGCATCCGCTCGTTCCGGCCAGGATCGCTGAATGCATTCCCGATGTGAAGCTGATCTTCCTGCTTCGCGACCCTGTGCAGCGCTCCATCTCCCACTATTACCACCAGGTCCGGCGTGGACGTGAAAAGCTGTCGATTGCCGATGGCTTTGCCGCTGAAGATGAACGCGTGCTGCCCGAAAAGAAACGCTTGTTGGCTGGTGAAATCTTCAAGCCGGAAGGTTTCCGGCGTTTCTCTTACCGTGAACGCAGTCACTATGCGGAGCAATTGGAGCGCTGGTTCCAGTATTTCCCGCGAGAGCAGTGCTTTATTGATACCAGTGAACGTTTCTACGCGGATACCGCCGGCTTTCTTCGGGATGTTTTTGAGTTTCTTGGAGTGGATCCGGATGCCACGATTCCTGATTTGAAGCCACGTAACGTGGGGATACCCCGAGATGAAGACTCGGAGATCCGCCAAATGCTGAGCGAATATTTTAAACCGCATAATCAACGTTTGGAGAAACTTCTTGGGCGGAGTTTCGATTGGCAGTAAGCGGTATGAGGATTTTACAGGTAGGATATGCGCAAACCCGTCGCTGGGGAAAGGCCCGGGTCAGCACCGAGCACAAGCTTTATAATGGCTTGGTCCGGAACTGCCACAATGTGCTCCATTACAGTGATCGTGACATGGCGGCCTTTTTGGCGCCGTTCGGGTTGCGGGACCTCGGAAAAGGGAAGTCGAACCGGAAGCTGGTCGAGGTGGCGTCTAATTTTAGGCCCGATCTGATCCTGCTGGGGCATTGCGATATTATTCGGAATGAAACACTGCTGGAAATCCGGCGCTTGCTCCCTGAGGTGCGGATCGCCTACCGTAACGTGGATCCGCTGTTTGTGCCACATAATGTCGAGGCCATCCACCGGCGTAAGGAGGTCGTGGATACGATCTTTGTCACTACCGCTGGTCCGGGGCTGGATCCGTTTAAGGGCTATCGGGCGACGGTTCACTACATGCCGAATCCGACGGACGTGGCGATTGAGTTTCTGGAAAATGCCAGCCGTGTGGATCTTCCCATCGATCTTTTCTTCTGCGGTAATAGCAATGAGCACACCACTAGAAAGGACACTGTGGTCGCGCTTTCCGAACAGCTGAGGGATAGTGACCTGGTCTTCAAGACCTATGGCTTCTTCGGCGAGCCGAATGTCTGGGGGCGTGATTACGACGCGGTCCTGGCACAAAGCAAAATGGGCCTGAACCTAAACCGGCAGGAAGGCGATTTTCTCTACTCTTCCGCGCGTTTGGCCCAGCTTATGGGGAACGGTATTGTTCCGGCTATTCACCGGGCTTGCCAGATGCAGGTCTTGCTGGGGGAGGAACGTGCCGTTTTCTTTGACTCCGTTGAAGAATTGATTCCTAAGTTGAAGGAACTGCATGCGGACGACGCCCAGAGGCGTGCGCTTGCTGCAGAAGGCCAACGTTTTTATCGGGAGCATTTCTGCTCAGAGCGAGTGGCGCAATATATCGTTGAGCGAACCATGGGCATTCCATTCAGTCATGACTACATCTGGCAGCAATTCTAAGGGACGGACACTCCATATTTTCGAGTGCAGCACGCTGCTTCATGGGCCGATGTGGCTGGAGCTTTTTATCGGGGCATTGCAGGCGCGTTTTGAGCAGATTGTCATTACGCTGCCGGATGTAGAGTCGTATGCAGGCTTTATTGAGAAGTATCGTACGCACAATCAGGTGAGCCTGCGCCCTTATCCGATCGTTGATGAGGTGCGGAATCGTGCCCAGGCGCTTAAATTCTTTCATGATGTTAAAGCGGACTGCACGCTGGTGACCTACTGGGACCATATGGCAAAACCTCAGTGGTGGTCGAAGATGGAAGGTGTCGAAGGTGAAGTCTGGGCGGTGTGTTTCCTTTCGCCCCTGGCGGCCGATTCCAGTTTGTGGAGCCGGCTGTTTTCCCGTAAGGCGAGGAAACGTCATGCAAATAAGAAAATTTTCATCGAAACGCCTCCTTTCCTGACGAAAATGTTCTGTCTCGACCCACTCTTGGTCGAATATTTTAACGCCGCCGGCCGGCTTCGGTGTCAGTTATTGCCGGACCCATGGCTGGGTGAGTCCTTGAATTTGAGCAAAGAGGAAGCCCGGCGCCAACTCGGATTGCCCGATGATAAGACCATCTATCTTCACTTAGGTGGGCATTACACACGAAAAGGTCTGGGGGATGCGGTTGAAGTCTGGGAAAGCGGGGAATTGCCGCCTTCCGCCTATTTGCTCCGAGCCGGTGTGACTCGTGATTCCTATCTCCAGCGCTTGCAGGATCTGGAAGCGCGTGGTGTGGCCGGCTTGATCAACCGCTTTTTAACAGATGAGGAATTGAACCTCTATCTTTGTGCTGCGGACTGGATCCTCTTGCCATATCGCGATCATTTGGGGTCTTCCGGATTGCTCTGCGGCGCTGCCGCCATGGGGCGACCGGTCATCTGCAGCTTTGCGGGTGTGTTGGGGACGACTGTGAAGGAGAACGGCTTGGGGCTGTTGTTCCGCCATAAATCGGTTCCGGACCTGAAACGTGTGGTTCAGGAGTCGATGGAGCTGGATCCTGACAGTTTTCAGGCAGGTCTTCAGGCCTACCGAAATGAACATTCAGAGGCCAATTTTCACCGATGTGTGCGGGCCGGAGCCGATGCTTAGACCTCTGCGGTTCGTGCAAATCCGCCGTTCTGGAAGTAGCGCTCTTGGCAGTAGTCGTAGATTGCGTAATCCAGAGTGTTCATTTGGCGGAATTTTGAAATCACGGCATCGCTGAGTTGTACGCGGGCGGGGCTGCTGGATTGAGGCTGGCTGCGGTTCTTGCGGGGAAGCTCAATGACGGGCTTTCCGATACGGCCAGCCAGACGGTTCAAGCCTTCCTGGAAGTGGCTTTGCAGGCCTATGAAATAATATTGGTCCAAGTAAGGTTTGAAGTCCTCCTGCCCGACCCCCAGAACGCTGGCGATGTAGTTACACTCTTCTTCCAGATGGGCTTCAAGACTGTCGGCCCGCTCTTGTCCTTTTTTGCCCAGGTAGCTATAGTAGGACATGCGTAACTCCAGTGGCTCCCGTATGAAGGAGAAGATGCGAAAGCGCGCCGGGTCGAACACTTCGGGATAGCGCTCGTTCAAGTGGTAGCCGTCCAGTTCGAAGTGGCCGGAGAGGCATTCGGCGGATCGAAACCGTGACACATCTTGCTTGGGTGGGTAGTTGGTGGTCCAGCCTTCACGGTAATCGGTTCGGAGTATGAACCATTCCTTCAAAACATCTCGTAGGCTCATGCCACCACATTTGGGGATGTGGTGAAAGACGTAGGAAGGCGATTTCGGGCTCCATTTCGCCAGAATCGGACGTATCTTCTTGCGGTAGAATTTTTTGCGATCCATGCCGGTCTTATTCGGAAAACTGGTAATCGAAGGCTTTAATCTCCCGGGCACAGGCTTGAGCCACATAATTTTTAGTGACCTCGTTGTGCACAGACTGGTAGCTCGCGCGGTCGGGGCGGAAATTCGCCTTGGCCTGCGGAAGTTCGGGCGGGTTCGGAACACCCAGCTCTATCAGAGTTTGCCTGAATTCAGCTGCCAAGTTCTCGTAGCGAAGGACGCGGTCGACCGCAATCTCGCCGTTGATGCTGTAAAAGTCGATAGTGCCGTCCGGGAAATACCGCTGCACCCACTCTTCGAAGGGCATCTCTTGTTTTTTGTTACGCTGCGCAAAGTAATAGGCGGAGACCGCTTTGTCCCATGGGTTCCGGTCGATCGTGAATTTGAAATATTCGTTCCACAGCTTTTTTCCGAGTCGTGCACGGATTTCGATCGCTGACATGTGGCTGCGGTATTTCCAGCCGTGCATGAATTCGCGGAATTCTCCCTTGATCCGCCACCCGCGGCCGGATCGCCAAGGGCGCTTTAGGAAGGGGTGAGGGAGGAAGAAACCTTTGGCATTTTGTGGATTGTGGCTTTCTTCGCCCGGGCGCGGTTTTTTCCACCACTTCGAGAGAGGTGAGCAGACATCCTCCGGTCCACAGATTTTGTTGAGGGCCATCTCCACGCTGGTCCCGGCGGTTTTTCCGGTTTTGACAAAGATGAATTTATACTTGTGGGAGATGACGGTCATTACTGCCTGAACTGGGAGTTGAGTGGCTCTTTAAAGCAGGAGAGTGGAATGTACATTACAGAGGAGTTGGATGAAATCGATGGTAGTACGAGCTGGATGCAGGCATCACTTTTATTCTTTTCATTCTAATATTTGGGTTGGGTCAAATGCAGAAGGGGGAACAAATCGTCCTTTTCAGGGTAGAGTTTCATCGGGGACGTTCCTGATTTATCCCTTTTTTACACATTACGCATTGTGATCTAAGTCTGCGACTCTTCTGCTGGGGGCATTTGTCTTTTGCCTCTGTCTGTACTAGCTACGCTCTATAGCTTTCATGAATTATCCGACCAAAAAGGTTCTGTTTGTGCCTGTCACATCTTCAAAAGGGATGGGCGAATTCATGCGTAGCTATGCGGTCGCCGAAGAGCTCCTGCAGCGTCATCCGGACTGGGATCTGCGTTTTGTTTTAAGCAAGCAGGCAGAATACCGGACGTCATGCAAACTACCGTTCTTTGATGTCAGTCGCTCTCCGACCCGGCTGGACGACGAACTTTATGCTGTTATCGATGAGTTTGAACCCGAACTGGTGGTTTTCGATAATGCAGGTCTGCTGAAACACTTCCGTTATGCTTACCTGCGTGGTTCTCTGGTCTCATATATCTCCCCGTTTCCTCATAAGAGAGCTAAGATGTTGAAACTGGCGCGCTTGCCCTACGTGGCCAAGCACTGGGTTGCTCTGCCTGAATTCATGGCGGGTGAATTCTCGATGATCGAAAAAATCAAGACCAGAGTGTACCCGCGCTGTCGTCCTGAACACGTTGGAGTGGTTTACCGCTCGCCGCGGAAAAGCGAGCAGCAGGCGCTTTTGAATTCGATTGGTGTGGAGGCTGGCAAATTCGTCTTATTGAGTGGTGGCTCGGGGGGGCACTTTGCCGGAGCACGCCCCGTGACTGAAGTGTTGATGGACGTGGCCAGAAAATTGGCGGCAACGCGCGGTTCGGATTGCGTTATCATCCTTGGCGAGAATTACAAGGGTGAGGTTTGCGGAGCACCGGGGGTGAAGGTCTTGCGTTCGCTTCAGAACCAGGATTTTATCAGTCTGATGGAGGCGGCGGAATGTGCGGTACTCTGCGGGGGGGATACTTTGCTGCAAGCATTGTCCCTTCGTAAACCGGTCGTGGCGATTCCCGTCGCCAAGGATCAGTATCCACGAATTCGCCGTCTCACTTCTGTCGGCTTGGTTCGAACCTGTAATCCGGACCCGGATTTAATTATGGAGCAAATGATCCGGCTGCTCAAGCCTGCCGAACATTCGGCGCTTCTTGAACGAATGGATGAGTTCCAGATAAGGAATGGCTTGGAGGCGATTGTCGCTGGCATTGAATCCCTCCTCATCGCGTCAGCCGGGCCGCTACCAAGTGGGCTTGCGGAAGCCGAGGGGCGCTAGCACTACTGTTGCATGCCTTTGGCCGTGGCTTCCGATTTTGCCCGGTGCTTGAGTGTGTTTTTCAGTCCCTTTCGGAACCGGGCCATGCGCTTGCGGATCTGGCGTTTCTCCAGGGCTGGTACCCAGTGGTTGATCGGATTGACCGAACTGCAGCCGAATCCATCAATCACAACGGCTTGGAGTTCCCCATTGGTGAGAGCCCGGTAGGCAATATTGTGGGGAAAGGGGTCGCGGACTTGGATGCGGTATTGCAATAGAAACCGTTCGAGATATTCCACCGCGCGTAGGCTTTCCGGCGTGATGCCATTTCGTAGCGTATATTCTTTGGCTGAGATTGCGATGCTACCGTCGCTGTCGGTGATGAGCTCCATGCAGAGCCCGAGCCCGATGTCGGTTTCAATAAAGCCCTCGCAGTGGGGAAAGTGCGCGGCTGCCTTGTCTCCGGCTTTTTCAAAGGCTCGACAGATCTCGCGGCTGTCCCTCAGGTTTTCATCATAACTGCGCGCACTCCGCAGCTGTTTCCACCAGGGATCCGCCTTGCGTTGCTGGTTCGGCTCCCTGCCTGGCAGGAAGACCTTGATGCAACAGTCGGCACGCTCGGGATGGAGGTAGCAGGCGCGTTTGCCTCCAACGGCAAAGGGAGGCGTCTGATTCAGTTCAATCATTCACTATAGCCAAAGGGGCATTGCATCTCTTGGAGCGCTTGCTCGCAGTACGCAATATCGGCTTCGTCCAGATAATCGACGTAGCCTCCGATCTTGCCTTTGCGCACCTTGTAGGATTCGGGGTCGTTTTTGTCGCCTGGCCGTAGTTTCTTGTTCTTCAGGCTGTTGCTTGCCTCCATCGCCTTCATGCTTTCAAACGAGGCGTATTCCACGGCGTCCGCGATTTCCGAGTCGCTCACGCCGGCTGCGCCGAGAAAATTGAGGGCGTTGCGCAGGGACTGATGGGGTTCTTCGTGCATGTCCTCATAGCGCAGAAGGGTGAAAGAGGCCGGTAGATGCTTGTTCGCATCCCAGATTTGGTAGTAGCGGATGATTTTTCGGATGCCATGGGTGTCGCTCCGGATGAAATCGTGAATGTCACCTTCGTAACGTGACTTCCGGCGGGTGGCTTGAAAAAAGCAGGAAACCACGACGTCCCGGGGGTCCCGGACTAGGAGCATCACATGGTTCTCGGCATACTTCCCCTTTGTCTCGGTGAAGTCTTGCAAGGCGCGACCTTCGGAGTTTGAGGTTTCGTCATGGGAAAAATCAACGGGGGGCAGGCCTGCGGCTACGGTCATTGTTTTTTCGTCGAAGATCTGCTCTTCACTCAAGCCGAAGTGTTGCGTGAAAATACGGCCGATCATCACGCGCAACCATGTGCGCCCGCTTTTCGGGTAGGATAAGATCCAATGGCTGGTGAGGACATCGACAGCCGGGGGAGAGGTCTTCCGGAAGCGAGCAAAGAGGCTTTTCAGTGGCATGTCTGATTGCTAGTCGACCCTGTTCCTGCAGTAAAGACAAGTTTCGGATTCTCGACGGTTGCTTTTTACGGCTTAGTTCGCGATCAATCCTTATACAGATCTATGCCGATGACGAATGTTAGCCCAAATCTTCGCCTCCTTCAGGTGATGCTCGCACCCGGTGACGGAGGAGCGGAAACCTTCTTTGAAAAGCTGGCCATTGCTTTTCAGGAGTCGGGAGTGAACCAGCTGCTCGTTATCTGCCGGCACCCGCAACGGCGTGCTCGTCTGGAGGCTGCGGGCTGTGAGGTAATCGAAATTCCGGCCAAAGGCTGGCGTAAGTGGCTGGCTCGTCACGCAGTCTCACGTATTGCGGAAGGCTTCAAGCCGACGGTGCAGTTGGCT
The nucleotide sequence above comes from Coraliomargarita parva. Encoded proteins:
- a CDS encoding YrbL family protein, translating into MIELTPELLFAVGGHRSCYRHPGDPQKCIKVLHEPWQEIGRRIRDPLRHVRRRVNYDENLSELKSIHKMEHKLGKQLQDHFPKAYGMVPTNLGEGLVCDFICNADGSPAPTLKSLLWQEGLSDEVQAALDRFWDFLLQHRVIVRNPHPHNIVIRTTEAGAIEAYLIDGFGRADFLPFVEWFPSLTIRKLKARRARQKRQIQKHLKDIQAGISLKGKGVLLEAGPE
- a CDS encoding YrbL family protein, producing MSEAPIQLSNTDYFSKGGNRLCYVSPETPNICLKVHQEHRTPELRRRRKSWWGRLKPLARYDENLQEYVSLGYLHSHLPHAARQHLPETYGLVSTDLGQAHATELIRDQDGKISQTIEQYIWENGMDSKIREALARFREAWLAGGAPTRDLLPHNLLLQLGQASNRIVLIDGYGRPEAWRPGPKFSPKHAAKRLKGLQRRIELVLERKASQEGPKGRLSNLNREL
- a CDS encoding sulfotransferase domain-containing protein; protein product: MDRSKFKRKEKTIYSRIITAKLKRKMRGPFARMTASRRQLPGYIVVGTHKGGTSSIQSYLIQHPQLFGGTHKELHFFDYQYHRGLDWYRSIFPRAKNLPEGSLTGEATPLYMVHPLVPARIAECIPDVKLIFLLRDPVQRSISHYYHQVRRGREKLSIADGFAAEDERVLPEKKRLLAGEIFKPEGFRRFSYRERSHYAEQLERWFQYFPREQCFIDTSERFYADTAGFLRDVFEFLGVDPDATIPDLKPRNVGIPRDEDSEIRQMLSEYFKPHNQRLEKLLGRSFDWQ
- a CDS encoding glycosyltransferase, which encodes MRILQVGYAQTRRWGKARVSTEHKLYNGLVRNCHNVLHYSDRDMAAFLAPFGLRDLGKGKSNRKLVEVASNFRPDLILLGHCDIIRNETLLEIRRLLPEVRIAYRNVDPLFVPHNVEAIHRRKEVVDTIFVTTAGPGLDPFKGYRATVHYMPNPTDVAIEFLENASRVDLPIDLFFCGNSNEHTTRKDTVVALSEQLRDSDLVFKTYGFFGEPNVWGRDYDAVLAQSKMGLNLNRQEGDFLYSSARLAQLMGNGIVPAIHRACQMQVLLGEERAVFFDSVEELIPKLKELHADDAQRRALAAEGQRFYREHFCSERVAQYIVERTMGIPFSHDYIWQQF
- a CDS encoding glycosyltransferase, with amino-acid sequence MTTSGSNSKGRTLHIFECSTLLHGPMWLELFIGALQARFEQIVITLPDVESYAGFIEKYRTHNQVSLRPYPIVDEVRNRAQALKFFHDVKADCTLVTYWDHMAKPQWWSKMEGVEGEVWAVCFLSPLAADSSLWSRLFSRKARKRHANKKIFIETPPFLTKMFCLDPLLVEYFNAAGRLRCQLLPDPWLGESLNLSKEEARRQLGLPDDKTIYLHLGGHYTRKGLGDAVEVWESGELPPSAYLLRAGVTRDSYLQRLQDLEARGVAGLINRFLTDEELNLYLCAADWILLPYRDHLGSSGLLCGAAAMGRPVICSFAGVLGTTVKENGLGLLFRHKSVPDLKRVVQESMELDPDSFQAGLQAYRNEHSEANFHRCVRAGADA
- a CDS encoding sulfotransferase family 2 domain-containing protein — encoded protein: MTVISHKYKFIFVKTGKTAGTSVEMALNKICGPEDVCSPLSKWWKKPRPGEESHNPQNAKGFFLPHPFLKRPWRSGRGWRIKGEFREFMHGWKYRSHMSAIEIRARLGKKLWNEYFKFTIDRNPWDKAVSAYYFAQRNKKQEMPFEEWVQRYFPDGTIDFYSINGEIAVDRVLRYENLAAEFRQTLIELGVPNPPELPQAKANFRPDRASYQSVHNEVTKNYVAQACAREIKAFDYQFSE
- a CDS encoding YrbL family protein, translating into MIELNQTPPFAVGGKRACYLHPERADCCIKVFLPGREPNQQRKADPWWKQLRSARSYDENLRDSREICRAFEKAGDKAAAHFPHCEGFIETDIGLGLCMELITDSDGSIAISAKEYTLRNGITPESLRAVEYLERFLLQYRIQVRDPFPHNIAYRALTNGELQAVVIDGFGCSSVNPINHWVPALEKRQIRKRMARFRKGLKNTLKHRAKSEATAKGMQQ
- a CDS encoding sulfotransferase domain-containing protein, which produces MPLKSLFARFRKTSPPAVDVLTSHWILSYPKSGRTWLRVMIGRIFTQHFGLSEEQIFDEKTMTVAAGLPPVDFSHDETSNSEGRALQDFTETKGKYAENHVMLLVRDPRDVVVSCFFQATRRKSRYEGDIHDFIRSDTHGIRKIIRYYQIWDANKHLPASFTLLRYEDMHEEPHQSLRNALNFLGAAGVSDSEIADAVEYASFESMKAMEASNSLKNKKLRPGDKNDPESYKVRKGKIGGYVDYLDEADIAYCEQALQEMQCPFGYSE